Proteins from one Corynebacterium epidermidicanis genomic window:
- a CDS encoding Rib/alpha-like domain-containing protein yields the protein MNNLPHSEASASVTPPVSARAMRGISFVDRIKPFAAGLATVAAVATGIVVVGHMGEPTTAEAATLMAGEIVSPGTANGTSTVNGTVFLDRSGWGTVINGDDVRMSGVTVKSYWVDEDGAVSPTYVSTTNANGDYSIYMQPWVDANGKTHTFDAIPAERLSTWVVNPDQSKYYISFQEANGTLSSSTGRIANSWDLATKTVTNNLFALNERPAGWLASPTPLPTQPKDDAGFVSGIVFVDQNFVAGAPSYPTAGGDPVVPGVQVVASYLNDEVSRRIDAWKSANNGYTRDQLKAAQQQIISAYESSTGQSAIAESVVATTDASGRYYAQFNGLWGDSRTWKGISNAGTYGALVPNATTGIWSAGALNSKHVNTDYMYVYPLPSNAYDVRMSSFQDALFQNPLDAGAGTGVTVLNGANGVDFAMYPADKAFDIPNFNSTTMPAGPGDTAVTKTTGLSEGTKYSIEWRDPSGKVVKTCAPVAVVGATIPSCDFTVPADLSAPTIYTAYLINAAGQLSEADSFIALPFTTNFPAGSVGDAYQGQATVIPPAGATVTYAASGLPAGLVIDPKTGAITGTPTAPGTTNVTVTATVTAADGTTSTLQRTKPIIITDTTFPNGQVGIAYSQPVTPVGLPAGATVSNMKVTGLPAGLSFDPATGLVTGTPTAQDTSNVVVTYDITLADGTVIAAHVDNTTLTVIPVNAPLDTTAPVIQPMPNQEVTVGTAMAPITVKATDDSGVAPTITVSGLSDGMTYDPATGIISGTPTVVGPTTITVTATDAAGNTTTATVVVDVLASDTTAPVLAPIEDISTPVNQPIQPITITASDQNGEAPESTVDGLPADLVFDPATNQITGIPTVTGTFPITVTATDAAGNTTTKIFNIEVYPVDTTVPTVDPIADQTVHAGDPIAPVVVKATDDSGAPLTVTVPNLPVGILFDPATNTISGTTDTPGTYVIPVIVTDPSGNSTTIEWTLTVTPAPLTDSNTPNYEQGTAVTGGNSATVPAPTFDDPTTAAVETAPAPADTTFTPGTTVPAWATVNPDGSVTIAPDATVPAGPVTFDVVVTYPDGSTDTVPVTVVVVAPDVPADTTPPTVSTIADVTTPVGSPITPIKITATDDNGTPTLAVSGLPADLTFDPATGEITGTPVNPGSYPITVTAVDAAGNKTTTTFVITVTDYNSTHNAIYAPVPAIPVGTVANVPVPTFDDPTTPGVETNKAPAGTTFEAAPEGTVFNGTAMPTPPWIVVNADGSITANPDYRVAPGTYDVAVLVRYPDGSQEIVKVPLTVTADNTAPVIDPIADQTIDPGTAITPITIKATDDSETAPNLNVSGLPAGVTFDPATGVISGTPEKSGNYLVTVTATDTQGNQTSTTFTIYVNQIPSATANTPRYDGNYTVPENGTTTIAPPVFDVDNSGTYESLPAPAGTTFTAAQGAPTWATVNPDGSITVTPTPDVAPGTYSIPVTVKYADGTTDTAIATVTVTPVAKTVTNDPVYRTDTSVVAGAAQPAVVPAPTFDDPNTSAVETNPMPAGTTFTVDPATPTWVTINPDGSISVQPPAGTPAGLIQIPVTVTYPDGTNDTVNVPVYVASPAAAGDTTAPKIDPIADQTYTNGVQIPPLKITGTDDSDVAPALTIQGLPAGLTFDPVSGLITGTPTVTGTFPVTVTAFDQAGNQVSVTFNVTVQPPAHNDVNTPIYQQGTPVAPGGFTGVPAPTFDDPRTPAVETNPLPAGTTVAKDPAQPDTAPWATVNPDGSITLSPDATVKPGSYVIPIVVTYPDGTRDTVNVTVVVTDPAAVADTTAPQIQAIGNQTITLGQAITPVVPGVSDASTYTTSVAGLPNGVTYDPATNTISGTPTAVGTYPITVTAVDTAGNRNSVTFTVTVNPVAVTDTDSPVITPIDDQTGTVNTPIAPIRVVATDSTPVTTEVTGLPAGVTYNPATGEITGTPTTAGTYPVTVTVTDSAGHETKETFTITVGEAPKQADTTQPIYVPTTVPAGATATVPAPTLTNPVNGTVTYTPATGVPAWATVNPDGSITLTPGRDVIPGNVSIPVTVTYPDGSSEVVNVPVTIAPAGTVVVDYPPATTVKPGTPTTVTPTVVGDPAGATYEITDTTLPSPATATVDSTGKVTVTVPTGTAPGDYTVTVVVKVPGQDPITEVITVTVPPAEVVTPPDAQNSAFTPAYNTVTAPVGVATQSPVQGMTNAPAGTKYAISQAILDAWTAQGWMISVDPATGTVTATAPASAPNGTIADIAVTVTYPDGTQDVAIAHFTANNPTVTTPLIADNQNPAYIPAGVQPGATVAIPQTGEAQIPAGTVFTVDTSTLPTGWTATIDPATGEVKVTSPAGAAPGTEVHLTVSATYPDGSVDTVPVTVTVGTPATTLPTANIDYVDTVVAKPSEPVVLTPTVNGNGGAIPGGTVISANGSGLPNGSTINVGTDGKITVNLPTDAPAGTYPVVVTITVPGMPPETETVLITVPGKTAESITYPSTVPATPGVATPIAPLIDGKPGIPPAGTEIKVDKSQLPTGSVVTVEPDGTINVTVPAGTPAGTYPITVTTTLPGKQPVTQTVNVEVAKTATNINAQFDPSYDPEKVTPGTSAVLPIKGLTNAPAGTTFELRSDVLAELTAKGWIITIGADGTVSATAPSDALDGTEVSIPVIVTYPDGTMDVAVARLTVNNPVPPVPPVPTPTDAATNEPGYQPETAQPGKPVTIGQTGDTKLPTGTKFEIDKNTLPDGWTATVDPTTGAVTVTPGENAVPGSEGSVTVDITYPDGTVDHAVVVVKVDKADKPTPPPAGSSDGDIIAIIIGGVVAGGLIHGAIGSSDGLSSTATIGKLPDLSSNIPGSSAGNAPAPAAPAAPAAPAPAAPAAPADGAAKGANGPQKGIDPAQPAKGQPAARADQSTNKGPVRKALAQTGVAAFQLVMWLGAIFLALGVALSMVVKRRRK from the coding sequence ATGAATAACTTGCCCCACTCGGAAGCCTCGGCTTCCGTCACCCCGCCCGTATCCGCCCGCGCCATGCGCGGAATTTCTTTTGTGGATCGAATCAAGCCGTTTGCTGCCGGTCTAGCAACGGTAGCGGCTGTCGCCACCGGCATTGTTGTCGTCGGCCACATGGGTGAGCCCACCACCGCAGAAGCCGCCACCCTCATGGCTGGCGAAATTGTCTCGCCAGGTACCGCGAACGGAACCAGCACTGTCAACGGCACCGTGTTCCTCGATCGATCCGGCTGGGGCACCGTCATCAATGGTGACGATGTGCGGATGTCCGGCGTCACCGTGAAGTCGTACTGGGTTGACGAAGATGGCGCAGTATCGCCGACCTACGTGAGCACCACCAACGCCAATGGCGACTACTCCATTTATATGCAGCCGTGGGTTGATGCCAATGGCAAGACGCACACCTTCGATGCGATCCCGGCAGAGCGACTCAGCACCTGGGTGGTCAACCCGGATCAGTCGAAGTACTACATCTCGTTCCAAGAGGCCAACGGTACGTTGTCCTCCTCGACCGGCCGTATCGCAAACTCGTGGGACCTAGCCACCAAGACGGTGACGAACAACCTGTTCGCGCTCAATGAGCGCCCAGCCGGCTGGTTGGCCTCACCTACTCCGCTACCGACCCAGCCGAAAGATGATGCTGGTTTTGTCTCGGGCATCGTCTTCGTCGACCAAAACTTCGTTGCCGGAGCTCCCAGCTACCCCACCGCCGGTGGCGATCCGGTAGTCCCAGGTGTTCAAGTGGTTGCCTCCTACCTCAACGACGAGGTCTCACGCCGTATCGACGCCTGGAAGTCTGCCAACAACGGCTACACACGCGACCAATTGAAAGCCGCTCAGCAACAGATCATCTCTGCCTACGAATCCAGCACCGGCCAATCCGCCATTGCTGAATCTGTCGTGGCCACCACCGATGCGAGTGGGCGCTACTACGCGCAGTTCAACGGTCTTTGGGGCGATTCACGCACGTGGAAAGGCATCTCGAACGCCGGCACCTATGGTGCATTGGTACCGAATGCGACCACAGGTATTTGGTCTGCAGGAGCGCTTAATTCCAAGCACGTGAACACGGATTATATGTACGTGTACCCCCTGCCGAGCAACGCCTATGACGTGCGGATGAGCTCCTTCCAGGATGCGCTCTTCCAGAACCCGCTGGACGCTGGTGCTGGTACAGGTGTAACAGTCCTTAACGGTGCTAACGGTGTGGACTTCGCCATGTATCCGGCCGACAAGGCCTTCGATATCCCTAACTTCAACAGCACCACCATGCCGGCTGGCCCGGGCGACACCGCGGTAACTAAGACGACCGGCCTTTCGGAGGGTACTAAGTACTCCATCGAATGGCGGGACCCTTCAGGCAAAGTAGTCAAGACTTGTGCGCCAGTCGCTGTGGTCGGCGCAACGATCCCGTCCTGTGACTTCACCGTCCCGGCGGACCTCAGTGCGCCAACCATCTACACGGCATACCTCATCAACGCAGCTGGTCAGTTGAGCGAGGCTGACTCTTTCATCGCCTTGCCGTTCACCACCAATTTCCCAGCCGGCTCAGTTGGCGATGCCTACCAGGGCCAAGCAACCGTCATTCCGCCGGCGGGAGCAACGGTAACTTATGCCGCTTCCGGTCTGCCTGCAGGTTTGGTTATCGACCCTAAGACTGGCGCCATCACTGGCACCCCAACCGCGCCGGGCACAACGAACGTCACCGTGACCGCCACGGTCACCGCAGCCGATGGAACTACTTCTACGCTGCAGCGCACGAAGCCGATCATCATCACGGACACCACCTTCCCTAATGGGCAAGTAGGCATAGCGTATTCCCAACCGGTAACCCCAGTGGGTCTGCCAGCAGGCGCAACCGTGAGCAATATGAAGGTCACCGGGCTGCCGGCTGGCCTAAGCTTCGACCCAGCGACCGGTTTGGTTACCGGCACCCCAACCGCCCAGGACACCAGCAACGTTGTTGTCACATACGACATCACGCTTGCCGACGGCACCGTGATCGCAGCACATGTCGACAACACCACGCTTACTGTCATCCCGGTCAATGCGCCGCTGGATACAACCGCTCCGGTTATCCAACCGATGCCGAACCAAGAAGTAACCGTCGGTACCGCAATGGCGCCAATCACGGTAAAAGCTACCGATGATTCAGGTGTAGCACCGACGATCACCGTCTCCGGCTTGAGCGACGGCATGACCTACGACCCGGCGACCGGCATCATTTCCGGCACCCCAACCGTGGTCGGCCCGACAACCATCACTGTCACCGCCACCGATGCCGCCGGCAACACCACGACCGCGACGGTCGTCGTGGACGTCTTGGCTTCCGATACCACCGCACCAGTGCTCGCACCGATTGAGGATATATCCACACCGGTCAACCAGCCGATCCAGCCAATCACCATCACGGCTTCGGACCAAAACGGCGAAGCTCCAGAGAGCACCGTGGACGGGTTGCCAGCAGACCTGGTGTTTGATCCGGCCACCAACCAGATCACCGGCATTCCAACGGTAACGGGCACCTTCCCGATTACCGTGACCGCCACCGATGCTGCGGGCAATACCACCACCAAGATCTTCAACATTGAGGTCTACCCGGTAGATACCACTGTGCCAACTGTTGATCCCATCGCGGATCAAACTGTGCATGCAGGCGATCCGATTGCACCGGTCGTCGTCAAGGCCACCGATGATTCGGGCGCGCCTCTGACTGTGACCGTGCCAAACCTGCCGGTCGGTATCCTTTTCGATCCAGCAACCAACACGATCTCCGGTACCACGGATACCCCTGGCACCTACGTCATTCCGGTGATCGTTACTGATCCTTCCGGCAATTCGACCACCATCGAGTGGACGCTGACTGTCACGCCGGCTCCGCTGACGGATAGCAACACTCCGAACTATGAACAGGGCACGGCGGTTACCGGTGGTAATTCTGCGACTGTGCCAGCACCTACCTTCGATGACCCGACGACTGCAGCAGTGGAGACCGCCCCAGCCCCAGCTGATACAACGTTCACCCCAGGAACCACTGTTCCTGCCTGGGCAACCGTGAACCCTGACGGATCGGTTACCATCGCGCCGGACGCTACTGTTCCAGCCGGTCCGGTTACTTTCGATGTCGTTGTCACCTACCCCGACGGATCCACCGATACTGTGCCGGTAACGGTCGTGGTTGTCGCGCCGGACGTACCGGCTGATACGACACCTCCAACCGTTTCTACGATCGCAGATGTGACCACGCCAGTGGGGAGCCCGATCACACCGATCAAGATCACCGCCACCGACGACAACGGCACACCTACCCTTGCCGTCTCCGGCCTGCCTGCAGACCTGACCTTCGATCCAGCAACCGGCGAAATCACCGGTACGCCTGTCAATCCAGGCAGCTACCCAATTACCGTCACGGCAGTGGACGCTGCGGGTAACAAGACCACTACCACCTTCGTCATCACTGTCACCGACTACAACTCGACGCACAATGCCATCTACGCCCCAGTTCCGGCTATCCCAGTCGGCACTGTTGCCAACGTGCCAGTACCAACCTTCGATGATCCAACAACCCCGGGTGTTGAGACCAATAAAGCACCAGCTGGCACCACATTTGAAGCCGCCCCTGAAGGCACCGTATTCAATGGGACAGCAATGCCTACTCCGCCGTGGATTGTTGTCAACGCTGATGGCAGCATCACCGCCAACCCGGACTACCGCGTTGCCCCTGGCACGTACGACGTTGCCGTATTGGTCCGTTACCCAGATGGCTCTCAAGAAATCGTGAAGGTGCCACTCACCGTAACTGCGGACAACACCGCACCCGTGATCGACCCAATCGCTGACCAGACAATTGACCCAGGCACGGCCATCACCCCGATCACTATCAAGGCAACCGATGACTCGGAGACTGCGCCGAACCTTAATGTGTCCGGTCTCCCAGCAGGCGTAACCTTCGACCCAGCCACCGGCGTCATTTCCGGCACCCCAGAAAAGTCCGGTAACTACCTGGTGACGGTCACCGCTACCGATACCCAGGGCAACCAGACCAGCACGACGTTTACTATCTACGTCAACCAGATCCCGTCGGCAACCGCCAACACGCCGCGTTACGACGGCAACTACACCGTTCCGGAAAATGGCACGACCACGATCGCGCCACCAGTCTTCGACGTCGACAACAGCGGCACCTACGAGTCGCTGCCAGCACCGGCAGGTACTACCTTCACCGCTGCCCAGGGTGCACCAACATGGGCTACGGTCAATCCTGACGGCTCCATTACTGTCACTCCGACCCCAGACGTCGCGCCGGGAACGTACTCAATTCCAGTGACGGTCAAGTATGCCGATGGCACCACCGACACCGCTATTGCAACGGTGACGGTCACCCCAGTGGCCAAGACCGTAACCAATGATCCTGTTTATCGTACGGACACCTCTGTGGTTGCCGGTGCAGCCCAACCGGCAGTTGTGCCTGCACCGACGTTCGATGACCCGAACACCAGCGCGGTGGAAACCAACCCAATGCCGGCAGGGACCACTTTCACAGTGGATCCGGCGACACCAACGTGGGTTACTATCAATCCTGATGGCTCGATCTCGGTCCAGCCACCAGCAGGAACTCCAGCTGGCCTCATCCAAATCCCAGTGACCGTTACCTACCCTGACGGCACCAACGACACGGTCAACGTGCCGGTTTATGTCGCCTCGCCTGCTGCTGCAGGGGACACCACCGCACCGAAGATCGATCCGATCGCGGATCAGACATACACCAATGGTGTGCAGATCCCACCATTGAAGATCACCGGAACTGATGATTCCGACGTCGCTCCAGCCCTGACCATACAAGGATTGCCTGCTGGACTGACCTTCGACCCTGTATCTGGTCTGATTACGGGCACCCCGACCGTGACTGGAACGTTCCCAGTCACCGTCACGGCCTTCGATCAAGCCGGTAACCAGGTTTCCGTCACGTTCAACGTCACTGTTCAGCCGCCAGCTCACAACGACGTGAATACGCCGATCTACCAGCAGGGCACCCCAGTTGCGCCAGGTGGATTCACCGGCGTACCGGCACCGACTTTTGATGATCCGCGCACCCCAGCTGTGGAAACCAATCCACTGCCGGCGGGCACCACCGTGGCTAAGGATCCTGCTCAACCAGACACCGCTCCGTGGGCAACCGTGAACCCAGACGGTTCGATCACGCTGAGCCCAGATGCCACCGTCAAGCCTGGTTCCTACGTGATCCCAATTGTGGTCACGTACCCGGATGGCACCCGCGACACTGTGAACGTGACTGTCGTGGTCACTGACCCAGCTGCTGTAGCTGATACGACGGCTCCACAAATCCAGGCCATCGGTAATCAGACCATTACCCTGGGACAGGCCATCACCCCGGTCGTGCCAGGTGTCTCGGATGCATCGACGTACACCACGTCGGTAGCCGGTTTGCCCAATGGCGTCACCTATGATCCGGCTACCAACACGATCTCCGGCACCCCGACAGCTGTTGGTACGTACCCAATCACGGTGACTGCCGTTGATACCGCTGGTAACCGCAACTCGGTGACGTTTACCGTCACGGTGAATCCGGTAGCGGTAACTGATACTGACAGCCCAGTCATCACGCCGATCGATGACCAAACCGGCACTGTAAACACGCCAATCGCACCGATCCGCGTTGTGGCAACCGATTCAACCCCAGTGACCACCGAAGTGACCGGACTGCCTGCTGGCGTCACCTATAACCCAGCTACCGGCGAAATCACCGGTACTCCTACGACCGCGGGAACCTACCCAGTGACGGTCACCGTCACCGATTCCGCTGGACACGAGACGAAGGAAACCTTCACCATCACGGTGGGTGAGGCGCCAAAGCAAGCGGACACCACGCAGCCGATCTACGTCCCGACCACCGTCCCAGCTGGTGCCACCGCAACAGTACCGGCACCGACCTTGACCAACCCGGTCAACGGTACGGTCACCTACACGCCAGCCACCGGTGTGCCAGCATGGGCAACCGTCAATCCAGATGGTTCCATCACGCTGACCCCAGGCCGCGATGTCATCCCAGGTAACGTCTCCATTCCAGTGACCGTCACCTACCCAGACGGCAGCTCGGAAGTTGTCAACGTCCCGGTCACGATTGCGCCAGCAGGAACCGTCGTGGTGGACTACCCACCAGCGACGACCGTGAAGCCAGGAACCCCAACGACGGTCACTCCGACCGTTGTCGGCGATCCAGCTGGGGCAACCTACGAGATCACCGACACCACGTTGCCGAGCCCAGCCACCGCAACGGTGGATAGCACCGGCAAGGTCACCGTGACTGTGCCGACGGGTACTGCACCAGGCGATTACACCGTGACCGTTGTGGTCAAGGTTCCGGGCCAGGATCCGATCACGGAAGTGATCACGGTGACGGTGCCACCAGCAGAGGTTGTTACGCCTCCGGACGCGCAGAACAGCGCGTTCACGCCTGCGTACAACACGGTGACTGCACCGGTGGGCGTCGCTACGCAAAGCCCGGTTCAAGGCATGACTAATGCCCCTGCGGGCACCAAGTACGCAATCAGCCAGGCAATCCTGGATGCTTGGACCGCGCAAGGCTGGATGATTTCTGTCGATCCTGCCACCGGCACTGTGACAGCAACTGCACCAGCCAGCGCGCCGAATGGCACCATCGCTGACATTGCAGTGACGGTCACCTACCCGGACGGCACCCAAGATGTGGCGATCGCACACTTCACCGCCAATAACCCGACGGTGACCACCCCGCTTATCGCGGATAACCAGAACCCGGCTTACATTCCAGCCGGTGTTCAGCCAGGGGCGACGGTTGCTATCCCACAGACGGGCGAGGCGCAGATCCCTGCCGGTACTGTTTTCACAGTGGACACCTCCACCTTGCCAACCGGCTGGACCGCTACCATCGACCCAGCCACCGGCGAAGTTAAGGTCACCTCCCCAGCGGGTGCCGCACCAGGCACCGAAGTTCACCTCACAGTCTCCGCGACCTATCCAGATGGCTCCGTGGATACGGTTCCGGTCACCGTCACGGTGGGTACCCCAGCAACGACGCTGCCTACCGCCAATATCGACTATGTGGATACTGTCGTCGCTAAGCCGTCGGAACCCGTGGTCCTCACGCCTACCGTGAACGGTAACGGTGGCGCTATCCCAGGTGGCACCGTGATTTCCGCGAACGGCTCCGGTCTGCCGAACGGCTCGACGATCAACGTAGGCACCGACGGCAAGATCACCGTCAACCTGCCGACCGACGCGCCAGCCGGAACTTACCCAGTGGTCGTGACCATCACGGTGCCGGGCATGCCTCCGGAGACCGAGACCGTCCTGATCACCGTGCCAGGAAAGACCGCTGAGTCCATCACCTACCCAAGCACCGTGCCCGCGACCCCAGGCGTGGCAACCCCAATTGCCCCGCTTATCGACGGCAAACCGGGCATCCCACCCGCGGGAACCGAAATTAAGGTTGATAAGTCTCAGTTGCCGACAGGTAGCGTTGTCACCGTCGAGCCTGACGGCACGATCAACGTCACGGTCCCTGCGGGAACCCCAGCCGGAACCTACCCGATTACCGTCACCACCACGCTGCCGGGCAAGCAGCCGGTGACGCAAACGGTGAATGTCGAGGTCGCTAAGACGGCTACGAACATCAACGCCCAGTTCGATCCGTCCTACGATCCGGAGAAGGTCACTCCTGGTACCTCGGCCGTGCTGCCGATCAAGGGCCTGACCAATGCTCCAGCAGGCACCACGTTCGAGCTGCGTAGTGATGTCCTCGCGGAACTCACCGCAAAGGGCTGGATCATCACCATTGGTGCTGATGGCACCGTTTCTGCCACTGCGCCGAGCGATGCGCTCGACGGAACCGAAGTGTCGATACCAGTGATCGTCACCTACCCGGATGGCACGATGGACGTAGCCGTGGCCCGACTGACAGTGAACAACCCAGTTCCTCCAGTTCCTCCAGTTCCGACGCCTACGGACGCCGCTACCAACGAGCCTGGCTACCAGCCAGAAACGGCACAGCCAGGAAAGCCAGTCACCATCGGCCAAACTGGGGACACCAAGCTGCCAACTGGCACCAAGTTTGAGATCGATAAGAACACCTTGCCGGACGGCTGGACTGCCACCGTCGACCCAACCACCGGCGCTGTAACTGTAACCCCAGGTGAGAACGCGGTTCCAGGTAGTGAAGGCTCCGTGACGGTAGACATCACCTATCCTGACGGCACCGTCGACCATGCTGTTGTGGTGGTCAAGGTGGACAAGGCCGATAAGCCGACCCCGCCACCTGCAGGATCTTCTGATGGCGACATCATCGCGATCATCATCGGTGGTGTGGTCGCAGGTGGATTGATTCACGGTGCGATCGGTAGCTCCGATGGCCTGTCGAGCACCGCCACCATCGGTAAGCTTCCGGACCTGTCCTCGAACATCCCAGGTAGCTCTGCTGGGAATGCTCCGGCTCCTGCGGCTCCAGCCGCACCTGCCGCTCCAGCTCCAGCTGCGCCTGCCGCTCCGGCAGATGGTGCCGCCAAGGGCGCCAATGGCCCACAGAAGGGCATTGACCCAGCCCAGCCGGCTAAGGGACAGCCTGCTGCCCGTGCCGATCAGTCCACCAATAAGGGACCGGTACGCAAGGCCCTCGCGCAGACCGGTGTTGCTGCATTCCAGCTCGTCATGTGGCTCGGAGCGATTTTCCTCGCCCTGGGCGTTGCGTTGAGCATGGTAGTGAAGCGACGTCGCAAGTAA
- a CDS encoding Cof-type HAD-IIB family hydrolase, which produces MSGRPQLICCDVDGTLLDDRERIPADVRAVIRRAVSAGAQFALATGRPPRWIAPVLEQLDLYPICVCANGAIVYDSATDTMLDVAALAPDTLCQVVEIATRGLAPFGGASFAVERSGDSAWADESELFLVSPDYVPAWVSEGHATAPLAQLCSHPAIKLLIRNEQLTSAQIFDVLAPLIPGELAHTTFSIPDGLVEVSAPGVTKARGVAYIAASIGVAAADVVAFGDMPNDCDMLRWAGFGVAMANAVPEVQEAADSVTRSNNDSGVAAVLERWF; this is translated from the coding sequence GTGAGCGGTAGGCCTCAGCTCATTTGTTGCGATGTTGACGGCACGCTTCTCGACGACCGCGAGCGCATCCCCGCAGATGTCCGAGCAGTCATCCGTAGAGCGGTTTCTGCCGGAGCGCAGTTCGCCCTGGCCACCGGCCGTCCACCCAGGTGGATTGCTCCGGTGCTGGAACAGTTGGATCTCTACCCGATTTGTGTGTGTGCAAACGGCGCGATCGTCTACGACTCCGCCACCGACACCATGCTGGATGTAGCAGCGCTCGCACCGGACACCTTGTGTCAAGTGGTGGAGATCGCCACGAGGGGCCTAGCACCTTTCGGTGGCGCTAGCTTCGCGGTGGAACGCAGTGGGGACTCAGCCTGGGCTGATGAATCAGAGCTGTTTCTTGTTTCCCCTGATTACGTACCCGCCTGGGTTTCGGAAGGCCATGCGACGGCCCCGCTTGCTCAACTCTGCTCGCATCCCGCCATTAAACTGCTGATCCGAAACGAACAGCTCACCTCAGCACAAATCTTCGACGTACTGGCGCCCCTGATACCGGGAGAGCTTGCTCACACGACATTTTCGATTCCAGACGGTTTGGTGGAAGTCTCGGCGCCAGGGGTAACTAAAGCGCGAGGGGTGGCCTACATTGCGGCGTCGATAGGTGTCGCGGCCGCAGACGTGGTGGCTTTCGGTGATATGCCAAATGACTGCGACATGCTGCGCTGGGCGGGATTCGGTGTGGCGATGGCAAACGCAGTGCCCGAGGTGCAGGAAGCTGCAGATAGTGTTACGCGGTCCAATAACGATAGCGGGGTGGCTGCCGTGCTTGAACGGTGGTTTTAG